AAGCGTATTGTGCTCAAATTGAAGCTAAAATAAGTGAACAAGCAAAAGAGAAAATGACTATCGAAAAAGAATGTCATTTAATTCAATATATGAGTGCTGTGGCATAGAAAGGTGGCGAATCATGACACATAAATATATATCAACAGAATTGTTGATAGTTTTTACAGCATTAATGATTATTGCTAATTTTTATTATATATTCTTTGAAAAAATAGGCTTTTTACTCGTTTTACTTTTAGGGTGTGTATTAGTCTATGTAGGATATATTTATTTTCATAAAGTACGAGGGTTGTTATCCTTTTGGATTGGTACTTTGTTAATTGCATTCACCTTACTTTCTAATAAATATACAATTATCATTTTGTTTATATTTTTATTAATATTAATTGTAAGGTACTTAATTTATAAATTTAAACCATTAAAAGTAACAGCAACTGAAGAAGAAGTTACTTCGCCAGCATTTATTAAGCAGAAATGGTTTGGTGAACAACGTACACCAGTATATGTATATAAGTGGGAAGATGTTCAAATCCAACATGGAATCGGGGATATTCATATTGATTTAACTAAAGCTGCAAATATTAAAGATAACAACACAATTGTTGTTAGACATATATTAGGTAAAGTACAAGTGATTGTGCCATTAAATTATAATATTAATATCCATGCGACGGCATTTTATGGTTCCGCATATATTAATGAAAAATCATACAAGATAGAGAATAATAATATTCATGTTGAAGAAAAGACAAAAGAAGAAAATTATACAGTTAATGTCTATGTATCAACATTTATTGGCGACGTAGAGGTGATATATAGATGAATCACTATATAAGAGCCATTGGGTCAATGCTGATATTGATATATAGTATGTTAACGGCATTCTTATTTATTGATAAAGTTTTTGTTAACATCATTTACTTTCAAGGCATGTTTTATACACAAATTTTCGGTATTCCAGTGTTCTTATTCTTAAATATTATAGTTATATTATTATGTATTATAGTCGGATCAGTTCTAGCATATAAAATTAATCAACAGAATGATTGGATTAAAACTCAAATTGAGCGATCAATTGAAGGGGAAACAGTTGGTATTAATGACCAAAATATTGAATTGTATAGTGAGACTTTAGAAATATATCATACACTCGTTCCATTAAATCAAGAGTTACATCGATTAAGAATGAAAACACAAAATTTAACTAACGAAAATTACAATATGAATGATGTTAAAGTTAAAAAAATTATTGAAGACGAGCGACAACGTTTAGCAAGAGAATTACACGATTCTGTAAGTCAACAACTATTCGCTGCAAGTATGATGTTATCAGCAATTAAAGAAACACAGTTAGAACCACCATTAGATCAACAAATACCTGTACTCGAAAAAATGATTCAAGATTCTCAACTTGAAATGAGAGCGTTGTTACTTCATTTAAGACCGCTAGGATTAAAAGATAAATCATTAGGTGAAGGAATTAAAGATTTAGTCATTGACCTTCAAAAGAAAGTTCCAATGAAAGTAGTACATGAGATTCAAGAATTTAAAGTACCAAAAGGAATAGAGGATCATTTATTCAGAATTACACAAGAAGCAATTTCAAATACTTTGAGACATTCTAATGGTACAAGAGTAACGGTTGAATTATTTAATAAACAAGATTATTTATTGTTACGTATACAAGATAATGGTAAAGGTTTTAATGTAGACGAGAAACTTGAGCAAAGTTATGGATTAAAGAATATGCGTGAACGTGCACTAGAAATTGGTGCTACTTTCCATATCGTTTCATTACCAGATTCTGGTACACGTATTGAAGTTAAAGCACCATTAAACAAGGAGGATTCGTATGGCGATTAAAGTATTATTTGTAGACGACCATGAGATGGTTAGAATAGGTATTTCAAGTTACTTATCAACACAATCTGACATTGAAGTAGTGGGAGAAGGTGAGTCTGGGAAAGATGCAATTGCAAAGGCACATGAGTTACAACCAGATTTGATTCTAATGGATTTACTTATGGATGATATGGATGGTGTAGAAGCGACAACAGAAATTAAAAAGGATTTACCACACATTAAAGTTGTGATGCTTACAAGTTTCATTGAAGATAAAGAAGTGTATCGAGCTCTAGATGCTGGTGTAGATAGTTATATCTTAAAGACCACAAGTGCTAGTGATATCGCAGAAGCGGTTCGTAAAACATATCATGGTGAATCGGTATTTGAACCAGAAGTATTAGTTAAAATGCGTAACAGAATGAAAAAACGTGCTGAGCTATACGAAATGTTAACAGATAGAGAAATGGAAATTTTATTGTTAATTGCTAAAGGTTATTCTAATCAAGAGATTGCTAGTGCATCTCATATTACAATAAAAACAGTAAAAACTCATGTAAGTAATATTCTAAGTAAATTAGAAGTTCAAGATAGAACACAGGCAGTCATTTATGCATTCCAACATAACTTAATTCAATAATTATAAAAAAGGCCAGGTGGATGATATATCAATTCCACTTGGCCTTTAATTTAATGATTAAGAATGTTTATCTTCAGAATCATTATTTTTAATTTTATTAACGATTTTATCTTTCATCGTACTTTGATCTTCTTGATACTTGTCTTTAGCATTTTTATCAATATTATAATCTTCATCTTTACCTATTTCACGATGATCATTATATTCATATGTTGTATCTTCGTTGTAATGGTTTTGGTTATTATCATCATGTTTCAATGCAGCTTCTTCTGGCGTTTCACCTTTAATCACATGACGTTGGTGAATAATCGCATTGATTTCAGCACCTATAATGATGATGAAACTTGTTAAGTATAACCAAATTAGTAAAATAATGATACCTGCGATACTACCATATGTTTTAGAATAATTACCAAAGTTAGAAATATACCAACCAAATGCAAATGATCCTAGTAACCAAATGATAGAAGTGAAGATAGCACCTGGTAATACAGATAGAATTTTTGTTTTAACATTAGGTGCTACTGAATATAACACGATAAATAAAACTAAAATGATGATAAGTGGTAATACCACTCTTATTAAATTGAATACCCATTTTACTTCAGAATCTAAGCCTAAAGGTCCGAATAAGTAATGACTTATAGCAGAACCTAACGTTGGTAATGCCATTGCGATAGCAAAAACAACGCCCATCACAACTGTAAAAACAACGCTTAGAAGTTTTAGTAAAATGCCGTTACGACTATCTTCAACATCGTAAGCAACATTGAATGAGTTCATAATTGCTGTCATACCATTTGAAGCTGACCAAATTGCTAAGATCAAACCGACAGATAGTAAGCCACCACTTGAGTTCTTCGTTACATCGCCAATGACACCTTTTATGATTGATGATGTTTCAGAAGGTGTACTGCTTAACATATTAGTAATTTGGCTTTGTTCAATATTAAAGAATGGTAACAATGTTAATAAGAAAATTAACATAGGGAACATTGCAAGAACGAAATGATAAGTCATTTGTGCTGCTAATCCTGAAGCATCATCTTTGCCAATTCTATAAACTAAATAAGAAAAGAAATTTGAATTCTTTGTATATTTAGCAGGTTTGTTCAATCTTGATAAGAAGAAAACTTGGTTATCTTTCTTAGGTTCCTTAGATTGAAATTCTTGTGGTTCAATATATGTACGGTCTACTTTAATTTTATTATCACTATTTTTGTCATCCTTATGCTCTTCATATTCTTTAGCAGAGTTAAGGAATTTGGAACTTGTTTTTTCTTTCTTTGACATAACAATCTCCTTTAGTCCTTTGACATGGAATTTTAAATGCAATTTTATTTTAATATTAGTTGTAAAGAAAGGGAGTGAGAAAGAACTCATTTGGAAATGAATTCTTAAACTCACCCCCGTATTAATGGAGTGGGACAATTATAATAGAAGTGTTTCACTATTTAAAATAGCTAGATTACGTATTGGCGATAAGCCAACATTCAATTAAATTGTCCATTTGGCATTCCATTACTTACCAATACGTTCATTTTTTCTATTAACAAATGTGTCTTTAGCATCTTTAATAGAACGTTCTAATTCTGGATTGTTACGACGAATTTCTTCGATAACATCTTTCCAATACATTACTTCATCTTTAATGCTACTAACTTTAGAAGGTTTTTGAGATTTTTTGCCTTCTTTAACATTAGAGAATGATTGTTTTAATGAATTACGAGTTGATTTATCAGCTAATGTTGCTGCGCCACCGATAACAGCGCCTAATAATACACCAGGAATGAATTTGTTTTCCATAATATTTTACCCCTCTTTCAAATTTGCATCTTTTACGATGTAGTCAATTAAATGATCACAAGATGATTGTACCATTTTATATACACCTTCAAAATTGTTTGTGTAGTATGGATCTGGTACATCACTTTCTTCCATATTACTAAATTCTAATAGTTTGAACAATTGTCCTTGAATGTTAGGATTAATTGCTTTGATATTTTCTATATTACTTTGATCCATAGCAATAATATAGTCAAAATCATCTGTCGGTTCAAATAGCTCACTAATCATACCATCAAAAGGAATTTGATGTTCTTTAAGAATCTTTTGAGTACCTTCATGTGGTGGTTCTCCTAAATTCCATTTACCAGTACCACGAGAGTGTACCCGAACATCTTTAATGCCTCTGTCTTGAAGTCTTTGTCTCATGATAGCTTCAGCCATTGGAGAACGGCAAATGTTTCCAAGACATACAAAAGCAACGTCTACCATATTGATTCCTCCAAACCATGTAATTATATCCCCATTTTAATGGTTCTTCAAACAATTAGAAAGCAAATTTTTTCAATTTCTATTAAAGTTCCATAAAGTATGTTAGTTTGATAGAATATGATTACTTAGATAAAGAGGTGAGACGTGTGGCATTAACTAATGAAGAGATGATTACTGAGATTAGACAAAAATTAAATATCGTCAATAAAGCACTCATCGATCCAGATAAATTTAAAGAGGCAAATCATGATGAGATTAGTGAAATTCATCAATTTGTTACTTCAAAGGATTCATTTTCACCTAGTGAGGTCACTGCAATTGCAGATGCACTAGGACAATTACGACAATAAGGGGGAACCTAAATGAGTAACTATCAAGACAAGTTAAGACAATATGCACAACTATTAGTTAGAGTAGGAATGAATGTTCAAGATAAGCAACCAGTATTTATTCGATCATCAGTTGAGGCATTGGAACTCACTCATTTAGTCGTTGAAGAGGCCTACATTGCGGGTGCTTCAGATGTTAGAGTTGAGTATGCTGATCCACGTTTAAAACGATTAAAATTTGAATATGAATCATTAGACCACTTTGAAAATAACGACGTTAAGTCATATGATGTAGAAGCTAGAATGGACTTTGTGAAAAGAGGGGCAGCGAATCTTGCAATATTAACTGAAGATCCAGACTTATTAAGTGGCATCGATGCAAGTAAATTAAAAGCCTATCAATTACAATATTCAAAAGCGTATAAGGGTTATATGGAAGCAAGTCAAAAGAATCAATTCCCATGGGTCGTAGCAGCATTCCCATCTAAAGCTTGGGCGCAACGTGTATATCCTAATAAATCAGTAGAAGATGCGTACTCAACTTTTATAGATGAAGTATTTGATATTGTAAGAGTTGATGGTAACGATCCAATTCAAAATTGGAAATCTCACGTAAAAAATTTAAGTGTGCATGCTGATAAATTACAGAAAAAACAATACAAAGCATTACACTATCTATCTGAAGGAACAGACTTAGTTGTTGGTTTACCTAAAGGTCACATTTGGGAAGATGCGACAAGTTATGTCAATGGTGATCAACAAGCCTTTATTGCTAATATACCTACAGAAGAAGTTTTCACTGCACCAGATAGAAACAATGTTAACGGTTATGTGACTAATAAATTGCCATTGAGTTTTAATGGTAATATTATTGATGGCTTTACCTTAACATTTAAAGATGGTGTAATTGTTGATTTTAAAGCAGATAAAGGTGAAGACGTGTTAAGAGATTTATTGGATACCGATGAAGGTGCTAGACGATTAGGTGAAGTTGCGTTAGTACCGGATGATTCACCAATCTCAAATCGTAATACCATCTTTTATAATACGTTATTTGATGAAAATGCATCCTGTCATTTAGCTATAGGTTCAGCATACGGCTTCAACATTGAAGGTGGAACAGAAATGACTACGGAAGAAAAAATAGCAAGTGGTTTAAATGATTCAAATGTGCATGAAGACTTTATGATTGGCAGTGCAGATTTAACTATCTATGGCATATTAGAAGATGGTACTAAAGAACTCGTATTTAAAAATGGTAATTGGGCAAATTAAATATCATGTTATAGAACAGATGAGGAGTCAAAATTCATTAAGAGATAGGGAGATATGAATGGCAAAACAACAAGTGACTAAAAAAGCAATGTCAGAATCTAAAAGTTTGAAATCTAGACAAGTCTATCCACAAGATACAAATCATCATCATACGATGTTTGGTGGTACTTTAATGGCTAACGTTGATGAAATTGCAGCTATTACTGCCATGAAACATGCAGGTAACTCTGTTGTTACAGCGTCAACGGATTCTGTTGATTTTTTATTGCCAATTAAAAATGGTGATATTTTATCATATGAAGCGATGGTTTCGTACACTGGTAGTAGTTCGATGGAAGTATGTGTGCAAATTATTATTGAAGATGTGTTCGAAGGTGAACGAAAATTAGCAGCTCTTAGCTTTTTAACTTTCGTTGCGTTAGATCAAAGTGGTAAACCAACACAAGTACCTCAAGTATATCCAGAAGATAAAGTTGAAAAATGGTTCCATGAAACTGCACCACAACGTGTTGCTCGTCGCAAAGAACGTCGTGATGAAAGCAAAAATACAATTGAGTATTTATCTAAAATT
The DNA window shown above is from Staphylococcus sp. M0911 and carries:
- the liaF gene encoding cell wall-active antibiotics response protein LiaF; translation: MTHKYISTELLIVFTALMIIANFYYIFFEKIGFLLVLLLGCVLVYVGYIYFHKVRGLLSFWIGTLLIAFTLLSNKYTIIILFIFLLILIVRYLIYKFKPLKVTATEEEVTSPAFIKQKWFGEQRTPVYVYKWEDVQIQHGIGDIHIDLTKAANIKDNNTIVVRHILGKVQVIVPLNYNINIHATAFYGSAYINEKSYKIENNNIHVEEKTKEENYTVNVYVSTFIGDVEVIYR
- a CDS encoding sensor histidine kinase; the protein is MNHYIRAIGSMLILIYSMLTAFLFIDKVFVNIIYFQGMFYTQIFGIPVFLFLNIIVILLCIIVGSVLAYKINQQNDWIKTQIERSIEGETVGINDQNIELYSETLEIYHTLVPLNQELHRLRMKTQNLTNENYNMNDVKVKKIIEDERQRLARELHDSVSQQLFAASMMLSAIKETQLEPPLDQQIPVLEKMIQDSQLEMRALLLHLRPLGLKDKSLGEGIKDLVIDLQKKVPMKVVHEIQEFKVPKGIEDHLFRITQEAISNTLRHSNGTRVTVELFNKQDYLLLRIQDNGKGFNVDEKLEQSYGLKNMRERALEIGATFHIVSLPDSGTRIEVKAPLNKEDSYGD
- the vraR gene encoding two-component system response regulator VraR, which codes for MAIKVLFVDDHEMVRIGISSYLSTQSDIEVVGEGESGKDAIAKAHELQPDLILMDLLMDDMDGVEATTEIKKDLPHIKVVMLTSFIEDKEVYRALDAGVDSYILKTTSASDIAEAVRKTYHGESVFEPEVLVKMRNRMKKRAELYEMLTDREMEILLLIAKGYSNQEIASASHITIKTVKTHVSNILSKLEVQDRTQAVIYAFQHNLIQ
- a CDS encoding YihY/virulence factor BrkB family protein; its protein translation is MSKKEKTSSKFLNSAKEYEEHKDDKNSDNKIKVDRTYIEPQEFQSKEPKKDNQVFFLSRLNKPAKYTKNSNFFSYLVYRIGKDDASGLAAQMTYHFVLAMFPMLIFLLTLLPFFNIEQSQITNMLSSTPSETSSIIKGVIGDVTKNSSGGLLSVGLILAIWSASNGMTAIMNSFNVAYDVEDSRNGILLKLLSVVFTVVMGVVFAIAMALPTLGSAISHYLFGPLGLDSEVKWVFNLIRVVLPLIIILVLFIVLYSVAPNVKTKILSVLPGAIFTSIIWLLGSFAFGWYISNFGNYSKTYGSIAGIIILLIWLYLTSFIIIIGAEINAIIHQRHVIKGETPEEAALKHDDNNQNHYNEDTTYEYNDHREIGKDEDYNIDKNAKDKYQEDQSTMKDKIVNKIKNNDSEDKHS
- a CDS encoding YtxH domain-containing protein, with protein sequence MENKFIPGVLLGAVIGGAATLADKSTRNSLKQSFSNVKEGKKSQKPSKVSSIKDEVMYWKDVIEEIRRNNPELERSIKDAKDTFVNRKNERIGK
- a CDS encoding low molecular weight protein-tyrosine-phosphatase — translated: MVDVAFVCLGNICRSPMAEAIMRQRLQDRGIKDVRVHSRGTGKWNLGEPPHEGTQKILKEHQIPFDGMISELFEPTDDFDYIIAMDQSNIENIKAINPNIQGQLFKLLEFSNMEESDVPDPYYTNNFEGVYKMVQSSCDHLIDYIVKDANLKEG
- a CDS encoding DUF1128 domain-containing protein, which gives rise to MALTNEEMITEIRQKLNIVNKALIDPDKFKEANHDEISEIHQFVTSKDSFSPSEVTAIADALGQLRQ
- a CDS encoding aminopeptidase, encoding MSNYQDKLRQYAQLLVRVGMNVQDKQPVFIRSSVEALELTHLVVEEAYIAGASDVRVEYADPRLKRLKFEYESLDHFENNDVKSYDVEARMDFVKRGAANLAILTEDPDLLSGIDASKLKAYQLQYSKAYKGYMEASQKNQFPWVVAAFPSKAWAQRVYPNKSVEDAYSTFIDEVFDIVRVDGNDPIQNWKSHVKNLSVHADKLQKKQYKALHYLSEGTDLVVGLPKGHIWEDATSYVNGDQQAFIANIPTEEVFTAPDRNNVNGYVTNKLPLSFNGNIIDGFTLTFKDGVIVDFKADKGEDVLRDLLDTDEGARRLGEVALVPDDSPISNRNTIFYNTLFDENASCHLAIGSAYGFNIEGGTEMTTEEKIASGLNDSNVHEDFMIGSADLTIYGILEDGTKELVFKNGNWAN
- a CDS encoding acyl-CoA thioesterase, with amino-acid sequence MAKQQVTKKAMSESKSLKSRQVYPQDTNHHHTMFGGTLMANVDEIAAITAMKHAGNSVVTASTDSVDFLLPIKNGDILSYEAMVSYTGSSSMEVCVQIIIEDVFEGERKLAALSFLTFVALDQSGKPTQVPQVYPEDKVEKWFHETAPQRVARRKERRDESKNTIEYLSKIQHIER